The following proteins are encoded in a genomic region of Variovorax paradoxus:
- a CDS encoding NAD(P)H-dependent oxidoreductase, whose protein sequence is MHALVVVAHPKPDSATHAVAARIIEGIELAGHSAEAADLAAEGFDPRFTEHDIAVHRERRTPSDDVRSEQARIDRADALVLVYPVYWWSFPALLKGWIDRVFSNGWAYDEAPGMPLKKKLHRLPVYLAAIGGADWRTYARHGYFGAMRTQIDHGIFDYCGAGVPRSELLLEPADGDWRENFETATALGRKVATASSPTRQTLSASAEPLPTGVR, encoded by the coding sequence CAAGCCCGATTCCGCCACCCACGCGGTCGCGGCCAGAATCATCGAAGGCATCGAGCTGGCCGGGCATTCGGCCGAGGCCGCCGATCTGGCGGCCGAAGGCTTCGATCCCCGCTTCACCGAACACGACATCGCGGTGCACCGCGAGCGGCGCACGCCAAGCGACGACGTGCGTTCGGAGCAGGCGCGCATCGACCGGGCCGACGCGCTCGTGCTGGTGTACCCGGTCTACTGGTGGTCCTTCCCGGCATTGCTCAAGGGCTGGATCGACCGGGTGTTCTCCAACGGCTGGGCGTACGACGAGGCGCCGGGCATGCCGCTGAAGAAGAAGCTGCACCGCCTGCCCGTGTACCTGGCCGCGATCGGCGGGGCGGACTGGCGCACCTATGCGCGCCACGGCTATTTCGGCGCCATGCGAACCCAGATCGACCACGGCATCTTCGACTACTGCGGTGCCGGCGTGCCGCGGTCCGAGCTGCTGCTCGAGCCGGCGGACGGCGACTGGCGCGAGAACTTCGAGACGGCCACGGCCCTGGGCCGCAAGGTGGCAACCGCTTCTAGTCCGACTCGGCAAACGCTTTCAGCTTCGGCAGAGCCGCTTCCCACTGGCGTGCGATGA